Proteins encoded in a region of the Psychromicrobium lacuslunae genome:
- a CDS encoding prephenate dehydrogenase codes for MSNPLNQAAAESGSTYLRGPVVIFGTGLLGTSIGLGLSHRGLEVLLSDPSPSALSVAVDIGAGRPLHEQPGVWPELVVVAAPPDVCARVVADALERFPAAVVVDVSSVKGAILRELQELSAKNHLDLSRYVGTHPMAGRERAGAVSARGELFNAMPWVICPHQGSGQGAVQVAQNLGLDLGAVLSRFSPEEHDDAVALVSHLPQMMSSLVAARLQEAAPHALSLAGNGLRDVTRIAASDAGMWVPIMAANAEPIVTILHQLHEDLIKLIGTLDAPAAPGASLAMAKVISAGNAGQARIPGKHGGPAQPYAWLSVLVDDEPGQIAQLLTEIGEIGVNLEDLRLDHSSGRNAGIVEISVLPAKLEPLIEELTVRGWKVLQ; via the coding sequence ATGAGCAATCCGCTAAACCAAGCGGCCGCCGAGTCCGGTAGCACGTATTTGCGTGGCCCAGTGGTGATTTTCGGTACCGGGCTGTTGGGCACCAGCATCGGCCTGGGACTGAGTCATCGGGGCCTTGAGGTACTGCTATCCGACCCTTCGCCCTCGGCGCTTTCGGTGGCAGTTGATATCGGTGCTGGTCGGCCGTTGCACGAGCAGCCTGGGGTTTGGCCTGAGCTAGTCGTGGTGGCAGCGCCCCCGGATGTCTGCGCGCGAGTCGTTGCCGATGCCTTGGAGCGCTTCCCCGCCGCGGTGGTGGTTGACGTGTCCTCGGTGAAGGGCGCTATTCTGCGTGAACTGCAGGAACTCTCGGCAAAGAACCACCTTGATTTGAGTCGTTATGTTGGCACTCACCCGATGGCCGGCCGGGAACGGGCCGGCGCGGTGTCGGCGCGCGGTGAGTTGTTCAATGCCATGCCCTGGGTGATTTGCCCGCACCAAGGCAGCGGCCAGGGCGCCGTTCAGGTGGCACAGAACCTGGGGCTTGACCTGGGTGCGGTACTCAGCCGGTTCAGCCCCGAGGAACATGACGACGCGGTGGCTTTGGTATCGCATCTGCCGCAAATGATGTCCTCGTTGGTTGCCGCCCGGCTGCAAGAAGCCGCTCCGCATGCCCTGTCGCTGGCTGGTAATGGCCTGCGCGATGTGACCCGGATTGCCGCATCGGATGCCGGCATGTGGGTGCCGATTATGGCCGCCAATGCGGAGCCGATAGTGACCATCCTGCATCAATTGCACGAGGATTTAATCAAGCTCATCGGCACTCTTGACGCACCAGCTGCGCCGGGGGCTAGCCTGGCAATGGCGAAGGTGATCAGCGCGGGAAACGCCGGGCAGGCCCGAATCCCGGGCAAGCATGGCGGCCCCGCGCAACCCTATGCCTGGCTGAGCGTCTTGGTCGACGATGAACCGGGGCAGATCGCTCAGCTCCTCACTGAGATCGGTGAGATCGGCGTTAACCTGGAAGATCTTCGATTGGACCATTCCTCGGGTCGCAATGCCGGCATTGTGGAGATTTCGGTGCTGCCAGCCAAGCTGGA